ttttctcattctgtCTTTCACATCACTGATGGGATTTTCTGTCATGTTGATgctattctttgtatttttaaattcttcaaaagaaTTTTCTCCTCAATTGTTTTCTTAGCTGCCTCACCCCAACTCCCTTCATATTCTATTAGTTCATCTTTTACCTGTGGTTTCATCAATCTTTTTTGCAAactcttgtttctttcctttattttagaGGACCAAATATTTGTGTAGGTCTCtgctagctttattttttttcaccccCTGCATTTTCATCTTTGATTGGAGACTTTCTGTTTGTTCTGCTGTTTGCCTTGGCAAACCTGTGTATTTGGATTCCTTTTGATTTTGCCTTCTCTCAGGACCCTGAAGTCTGAGCACATGAGTTAGAGATCTGTATGTGAGGGCTGGTATTCTTTGTTTGGTCTATAGCTTCCtggtgaaggtgggaggagagcatgggctctgggccaTGGGAGGTGGAGAACCCTGCCTGCTCCACTTGCTTCAGTTCTTTAAAACCACAGAGAAACAGTCTCCTCTGGGTGGGGTCTTCCTGTTTCATGAGGAGTGCCTGTGTGATTCTgttccctttcccctcctccccatcagACTGGGCCGGCTGTGTGATGTGGTATCCTTGTGGTTCACGGGCTTTCTGTCTCTTCACCCCTCTACCTCTGTGTCTGCTGCCTTTCCCATCTGGGTCTCTTGCTCCTGGAATGGTGTTTCTCAAACTGGTGTGTTTTATAGTCTTGGGATCCTGCAAGtgccctgttcagttcagttcagttcagttcagttcagttgctcagtcatgtctgactccttgtgaccccatgaaccacagcacaccaggcctccctgtccatcaccaactcccggagtccacccaaactcatgtccattgagtcggtgatgtcatccagccgtctcatcctctgtcgtccccttctcctcctgccctcaatctttcccagcatcagggtcttttccaatgagtcaactctttgcatgaggtggccaaagtattagagtttcagcttcaacatcagtccttccaatgaacacccaggactgatctcctttaagatagactggttggatcttcttgttagaatgtttatatttcttgctttcatttcaaTAATAATCTGAGAGTTTAATAATCTGATAAttagtatgtatatatttggaTCTTGCAGGTGCCTACCTTATAACAAAGGCATTTTCAGGGCTGCATTTGCTTTTGTGTTAAAGAATcttcatgggggtggggggaccagATAATGGCACAGACCACCTGGTGCATGGTTCACATGGAGgaaacaggtggggaaactggcCCTGAGGTGGGGCAGAGTGACAATAACATCCTGTACTATTGATGCTGGCACCACTCTGAGTCTGTTAACTCAGTGACTGCTGACAGCTCTATGAGGGAAGGCTTGACAACTCCCCTCTCACAGCTGAGGGGATGGAGGCACTGGGGCGGTCAAAGCCTTGCTCAAGAATATGTCTGCGGCTGGTAAGCAGTGTGAGGATGTGACCCAGGCACCTGGGCCCCGAAGCCTAATTTCTTATCCATTAAGTTGTAAGGCTCATGTACATTTGCCCAAAGGTTAATTCAGCTAAAACCAGTTTGCTGAAAGATAGTTTATagaaaaatccattttttaaGTGGGTAAATCACAGGATGAACAAGTTGATGAAtttgataaatttataaaatatttcctcctattaattgttaataaaaatttgttatttgAATCTGATGGATTACCAGAGCCCGTGAGGACTTTGGGGAGAAAAGATCCCAGGGATCTGGCTTCAAATTGCCTCCCTGGCCTCAGTCCCCCAGTCCCTCTGCCTGTCAGTCTCATCTCTGTGCCCGCCAGTCTCTCCTCTCAGGCTGTCTTGTGAGCtgacttctctttctgtctccagCAGGGAGCTGGTTAGAGAGACATGGAACATTGCTTTAAGTGCCCTTaggaagaaataatgaaaacctGCCAGCTAAAATAACAGAAATCTTCAAAAGCTGTTAAATCATTTTTTATCCAATATGAATTGCTTTAAGTTTTACACATAGctaaaaaaataagtttctggTAAATGGATAGATTTGATCACTTTGTTGATCACTTGTTGATGACTTGATCATTTACTAAATTGACATTTGACAAATTGGCTCCCTTCTTCCCCTCAGCACCTCTCCAACAGGCAGATCACATTCAAAAGTTCCTGGTAGGTAGCTGTCAGGGACATGTCTGACTTGTGAGAAGAGTTGTGGGGTTCATCTTTGTGGTACAAATTCATAAAAGTTCATTAGCAGTAATGTAAATACCCGTTATGGGGTACCCAATAAAGAACATTCTTATTCTGTGATTCCAGTGGCAAGTAAATAGATATGTATTGAATGAAGACTTCAATAATGTCatgctaataattttttttcaggtgaatAAAGCAATTTTGCAGATCTATCATTTGTTACCAGGCAGAGTTTTGGTTAAGATGAGGTTCTGGTAAACAAAGGCTTTAATCAAGTGTTGGTATAATAAAGTTACGTGAACTAGCATTTTTtgtattaaagttaaaaaaaatattaaatatagaacCTGATGTGAGTCTGCAGTTGTTTTTCCTCTTAATACCAACACCAATGATTCAATTTCAGCAAAACCAAAACACCCATCATGTTACATTAAAGTTGCATATTTCAGTCTGAATATGTTTGAATAATCATTGCCCTACTGTTTTGCTGTTtggttcttatttattttatatacattgttttggtttataatataaaaaatataagcaCAAGACATTAATATAAAGTTTCATATTTATACATCTTCatataacataataaaaattaaattaacacTGAGTAATGAGAacaattctcttaaaaaaatctttttttaactataactatatatatatataactataactATACAactatattttataactataaatttgcttttttaactATAAAGCAAACTTTAAATTATTACACAAAATGAGGATAAAGGGATCTTTAATAAGCATGACACAAATAATAAACTGACCAAGTAAAGCATTAAAGAAAGTACAAGAGAAGTTCATTTATAAATAAGGATGCAAATCCTAAAGATATTGTCAAACactatcacattaaaaaataatacacattaacTGAGATTTATCCTAACAATGAAATAGTTCAATCCTAAGACatctattaatttattattaatggtaaaaaagaaaaccatatgcTATCTTCACAAGTGATAAATGGGGAACAATAAAacttaatactttatttttggtaaaattcttgataaaatatatgagataaaataagaataaatacataCTTCCTTAACATGATACAGCGGATATGCCTTACCCAAAACACAACATCATGCTTAATGGAGAAACACTAGAAGCATTTATATTAGAGTTAGGAACAATATAAGGATATTCTTTATCATCATGATTATTTAACATGGTTTTGGAAGTATTAGCCAATTCAAttagataagaaaaggaaatgaagcatAAACATtggaaagaaggaagcaaaagTTATAATCACTtgttaacatttttgtttatttctaaattCAAAGGGATCAAATGAAAACCTGTTACAAACAGTAGAGAAATTGAGTAACATGGCTTAATATATGACTCATATGTATTAtcttaataaaattagaatacaCAGGGGGAACAAGAcactatttttaataacaaaatgatGAAGAATTATTATTTCAATAAGATATGCCTTTTGACTTTTGTGCAAGCATGTATAATTTAATGAAAGTATAAGAGTGTGTGAATTACTTGAACTTTGAGAAACCAGATAGTACATTTCCTGTGTCTATAATTAATTCTAGTATAtgacagagccaaaaaaaaagaaacacagtttACTTCTCTTTCCATTACTCCCCTCTACTATACAGCTGACCTTGAATCTTGTATCTACAGGCCTCTTTTTTATAATAGTCAAAGCCATTCTTTTCACTATTCATAGTGGTGAACTGACTGTGAAACCCTGAAGGTCCTCCCCTCAAGGCTCATCCTTCTCAGGGGCCCCAGGTTCCTCCCTGTTCAGAGAAATAATCTCTTTCCCCCCACTACCCTGTGCAGGTCCTGCCTGACCATGAGCATACCCTAATAGGGTTAAGAGGTTCACAGGTCCAAAGTGTGGCTGAAGGCTGAAGGCTTTCCCTCTCATATTTGGTTATTTAACTGGCAGAGTCACCACCTACCATCTGTGATAGAAGAAAATTTTGGTGGGAACTTGGGGGAACAGCTCAGTGAGATTGGTCAGGAAGACCTAGGCTCTAGTCCCAGCTCCACCTTAAGAAGGGATCTTTGGGGGCCTAAGGGTAAAGGGGTAAAGGGATGGGGCAGATCTTGCCAAGGTCCTTGTCATGCTCCGGTTTTATCGTGGTCTAAGcatcaccctgattatttaacttatatgcagagtatatcatgagaaatgctgggctggaagaagcacaagctggaatcaagattgccaggagaaatatcaataacctcagatatgcagatgacaccaccacccttatggcagaaagtgaagaggaactaaaaagcttcttgataaAAGCGAAAGaggagtgaaacagttggcttaaagctcaacattcagaaaactaagatcatggcacctgtcccatcacttcatgggaaatagatgggaaacagtgtcagactttatacttttgggctctaaaatcactgcagatggtgattgcagccatgaaattaaaagacgcttactccttggaagggaagttatgaccagcctagacagcatgttaaaaagcagagacattactttgccaacaaaggtccatctggtcaaggctatggtttttccagagttgtgagagttggactacaaagaaagctgagcactgaagaattgatgcttttcaactgtggtgttggagaaaactcttgagagtcccttggactgcaaggagatctaaccagtccatcctaaaggagatcagtcctgggtgttccttggaaggactgatgctgaggctgaaactccaatactttggccacctcatgtgaagagttgactcattggaaaagaccctgatgctgggaggggttgggagcaggaggagaaggggacgacagaggatgagatggctggatggcatcaccggctcaatggacatgagtttgggtaaactccaggagtttgtgatggacagggaggcctggtgtgctgcgattcatgaggtcgcaaagagtcagacacgactgagcgactgaactgaactgaagcatcatCCTGGGGTTCTGGACTTGTTCGGATCTTCTCGTAGATAGTGTGGACGGCCAAAGTACACTCAGGGTTGTGTGAGTGGCAGTTGCTCTTCTCCAAGTCTTCCTACAATTCAAGCAGAGTTTAGGAGTGGTCTTGATCTATTTCTAAGCATCAAGTAGAAGGATTAGTCAAGCTACATCTCTTTATGAGCTTCTTGTCTTCACCCAGGTAGTTCTGGCTCTCAAGCCTGATAACTCCCCCAAATACAGCTTCAGCACAGACTCTCTATTGAACACTGTAGAATCTTTGCACTTGCTCTGTCTTCTACCCAAGATGCTATGTCTCTCTCCCTAATCCAAGACCTCCATTTTTCTCACCCCCTCATGTCTTTCAGGGTCTCTCTTTTTGGTGAGTTTTCCCCTGACAGCCTTAGTTAAAATTGCACACTACCTATCCCACCTctcttttatgctttattttctcccaacaCTTATCATCACCCAGAACTTGATGGTTTGCTTATTGATTTTTCACTCTCCATCCCCTCAACCTAGAATAGTCTATGAAGCCAAGGACTTTTCTTGCTTTGTAGACTTTTGTAGCTCAGATAAAAACAATTCAGggaacacagtaggtgctcaacagaTATTTGACGAACTTTAATTTGCAAATCACTTTGCTCTCATTGCAAAAGTTGCTGTGAAAAGCTGAAAAGTGTCAGGTAAATGCAAGCTATTATACTGtaatcctcattttataaaagaataaactgaggcagagggagggaagtGATTTTCTGGAGTTGATCAAGAAGTCTGTGtcacaaactcattttatgaaacaaaaacagactcacagacatagaaaacaaatgtatggttactaAGGGGAGAGGGGGGGTGGtaagaagggataaattaggagtttgggattagtagacacaaaatactatatatagaaatgataaacaacaaagttctacTATACagtatagggaactatattcagtaccttgtaacaaaccataatggaaaagaatatgaaaaagtatatgtctatctatctaaaactgaatcactttgatgtacaccagaaactaacccaacattgtaagccaactatacttcattaaaaaaaaaaaaaaagaaatctgtatcAGAGCCTCATATCCATTTCCCCAGACTCTTCTTTATGCCACCATCATCTTTTTTGCACTTAGCTTCCTGTCTCCTTGAAGGGAGTTTATTTTCTCCACCAGACTGGGAGCTCCTCAAGGGCAGAAACTGAGGTGTCAGAGGCTTCAGCATGGGGCTGCATGTCTGGGTCAGATGTTGCCTCATCGGTTTCTCTATCCCAAAATCACTCATTGTTTCCCTCCTGTGCTTCTCTGCAAGGGTATTAGGGTTTGGGTCACAGTGAACAATTTCCTAAGTTCCCCGAGGCCCAGGCTAGGTAAGGACATAACCCAGAGGGGCTGCCATGGGAAGTCACAATGTGGAGGGCACTGAGGCAGTTGGGGACAGTGCATGGAAGACTAGGCTGGGAATGAAGACACCCCTATTCTGCCCCTATCGTTTGCACGGTTCTCTGATAAGTCAAAGTATTCCCTCTATGTCTCACTTTCCCCTACTATAACCTGCTGGGACTAGACCAGATCCTGATGCTTTGTGACACAATCATCTCGCATTGTCCCCTCTTTGGGGAAGTCAAAGGATGAGAGAGGAGAGGACTTGGCCATTGGCTACTCCTGGGCATCCCTGTTTCTCTTCTGCTCACACTTTTcgtccagtggttctcaacatgTGGGACCAGGGTCACTTGGGATCAGTATCACttgggaatttgttagaaatacaaGTTCTCAGGGCTGCCttagacctactgaatcaaaaaGTCTTGGAGTGGGCCCAGAAAACTTCATTTTTACCAAGCCCTTCAGGTGTTCCTGATGCAAGCTCAATTTGAGAATCATTGCTCTGGAGAGTCCTTTAGATGTCTTCTTTTCCCCCTGTAATCTCTGTCTTCAGTTCTTCGCCGCTGGTGAAATCGTTCTATCTATGACCATAGCACCAATTTCCAAGCAAGGGTCAGTAGCCAACATGAGATGCCCTCCTAGGAACACCTCATCAATGGGAGGGCATCAAAACATTTACCTAAAGATGTCGTATTAGTGGTAGGATCTCAGGTAGGTAGGACAGAGAAAGACTTTGAGCTTTTCCTGATGCTCCTCAGCTTCTTAGGTCTGCTCTCAATCCTGGACCTGCTAGGGTGTCCTCCTTTTACTTCCTTGAGTCTTATATAGGTGATGGGGTCTACCAGACACCTGGTCATTTACACTTCTCTGCTCTGCCAACCCTCCTCCTTGGGTACTGGTGAGGATGTGATGAGGCTGTGGACGTATGAGTGGAGTATGCTCCCCATCGGTGGTTTCCTAACTTGGCACCTCAGCTCCCAGCATGCTGTGGGTAGCCAAGCACAGCAACCATATTGTCCAAAGCCAGGACTGGACCCAGAATGTGATAGGGAATAGAATACTCTGGGTTTCCCCAGACTTATTGCCTCTGAGCACATAGCAGAACTGGTATGATTTGATTCCCTTGGACCCACCTTATGGTGTCTCAGGACGCTGATCTCTTCATAGGGAGGGTCTAGGCTGTTGGACACAACAGTCTGAAGGTTGGTAGATTCCTCTGTCGGAAGGGCTTGGGGATCCGTTGGCAGGAGAGTGGACCCACCTATGTACAGCAGATGCTCAGTGAGAATGAATGGCATTGGAGGTGATCCCTTGTAAGCCCTTGAGTGAGAGCAGTCATTGCTCTCCCGGTCATGTATCAGGTCCCAGACTCCTGTCTTGTCCCTGccttcctctgcttttcctttctggGCATGCACGTAGCTCCCGCCCCCAGCATTGCTCTACCCCAGGCTTCTATCAGGAATGATTCACGGAAGAGGTCAATGACCTGCCCACTGCCCTGCCGCCCTCCCTGGGGTCTTGATCTACTCCCTTCCCCCAGATCCCCCTCATCCCAGCCCTCCCCTCAGGGTCTACCCAGCACCTGCCTCTCCTGGTATGCATCTTCTTTCTCATCCAGATCCACACTCCAGCCCCTAGGCTCACCATCAGAACCATGAGTAGGATGTAAAGCCAAAGCCATTTGCTCTGAAGAGAACCTGGAGTCAAAGGCTGGTGTCAGATCTGCTTCAGTCAGGCCTGTTGGGTAGGCAATGGGGAGCAGGTGGGACCCCCCTGGCTCAGAGCCTGTGTCCTGAGTGTACATCCTTGATGCAGCTCTGACaagtttcttcctttccagtatCTCTACACACTAACCACTATTACTATAATGTTTCATCACCAGACTTTCTGTCCGATCTCTGAACAGGACCCTCAGAGGCTTCCATTAGTTGTGTGTGACATTGTTCATCCCCTCCACCTGCCTCTTTCCTCAGACTCCCAGAAGAAAAATATGTtctaagaggaagaagagataaagGACTCTAGGATAGACCTTAGGCTTGTTCTTTTCTCTGTTTGGGATGTCTTTTCTATAACCCCACAagaaaactcctattcatccttcaaagccCATCTCATGTGTTCCCGTATCTGTGATGCCTTTCCCAAATCAGGAAGCAGTTGCTcaactttttcttccttccttcttccctctttccatttctccctccctctttcttttccttccttctttctttcctccctccttccctcccttcctctcttccttcctttctttcatacCCAAACCATATACTTTGtattttctcccactttattgtttaacatctgttttttttattaattaattttttaattgaaggatacttgctttacagagttttgctgttttctgtttttatatttggaaatttgCTCTTCCCTTTCTTTGAACTATCTTCTGATAATTACTGACATGCTGTGTGTCACACACATAACAGATATCTGATATCTCTGCAGATTACTGCATATCTCTGATATGATATTACTGATATTTGATACTGCGCTGATATCTCTTGGCAGATTACTTCTTTTCATCCTCACAAGAACCTTGTGAAGTAGATACAATTATTATCCATATTACATAAAAGCTATAAAAATTAAGTAACCTGTTCAAGTCTCACAGCCAGCATGTGGTGAAGCCCCCACTGCACTGTAAGTTCCTTGAGGACAAggatttatcttatttttcactGAGCCTTTCCCCCCTCACCAGTACCCAGTAGGTACTCAATGTGAGGTTTGAAATCTAAGTGAGTGAGGAAACGAGATGAAAGAGACTTCAGACAAGAGCCCCACATGAGCAAGTAGGGGTCAGGAGGGCATTGGTGGGATGGGGCAGCTGAACTAGAAATTACACCTTCTTTTAACATCAGTTGTTCCTGCTTTATATTCCTAGGGAAAGTAGGGGACTTCTTTCCCTATGCATTTTACAATGCCACAGTCTGAGGCTCCTTTGTAAGGGTTCACACCCTATGACCCACCCCACTTAGTCCCTTTATGTAACCAAGGTGTTGCTCTAGGCTGATGGGGAAAGTATAGTAATCGGTTGTAGTGACCACAGGTTCTCACACTGCTCAGAGGAGGGTTGAACTGTGGTTTATGTGCTCAGAAGTGGTAACCATCCTTTGGAAGGGCAAGTCTGGAATGCAACAAAAAACTGGGAATCTATCAGCCTGAATGTGCTATGCGAGTCCTGCCCACCCAGGGTAAGGGCCAGAGTCTGGGTGACAGGAGCATTCCACGGTTGGGGCAGGGTGCCCTGAGTTCCTCAGTCTTTACTCCTCagatctttctcttcctctgctcaGATCTGATGTTTAATTCAGCCTCCCAGGCTCATTGATGTTGGGAAAGGGGGTGAACACACACCAGTCTCACATTTATGTTCTGGGTGAAGCATTAGTCTCGGTAATTGGTTCAGTTTCTGGATTTGCAGGTTTCAAGACTGTAATGAGGCTGTGGCCATTCACTGAGGTGGGGAAGTTTTGGTTGCATCACCTAAACTGCCTTAAAATGTTCCTCagtccgcccccgccccctccattTTCTTTGAGACTTACCAGCCTTGCCCTCCCCTAGTCTCTGCTGGCTCATTTTGATCACCTTCCTAGCTGATCACACTCACCCCTCCAGGGACAGATGTCCTCCAGGTGTAGGGTTGCATTCTTCTCTTCTGCAGGGTTGCTGACCACACAGGTGAGGTGGCTGTTGATGTGGCTGATAGGCAGGCTCAGGCTTAGGTTCCTGGAGTTGGGGGGTATCCCTCTCTGCTCCAGGTGCCTGGGGAGGCCCTGGCTTAGCCAGATGACTGTCAGGTTCCCTGTGTTTCCTGGGATCTCACACTCTAGACTGATGTTGCACCAGCCTGATGTGTTAGATGATGAACGAATCTGGATCTGGGGGTGTGGGATGGGATCTAGGGTGAGAGGGGACAAGAGAGAAGCTGACCTTTAGGAATGGAGGCCAATCTGAATGTATCACCTCTCTCAGCACGTGATACATCTGTGTGAGATTTCTGACTGTAGGCCTGGGGAAGGAACCTACTCTCCCTGGCCTAAGAGGTTCTGATTCCCAGCCCACTGACAGCTTAAGCTTCCATGCTCAGTTAAGTCTAGACACCTAAATTATcatggaagcctggagtgctgcagtacatggggtcacagagttggatatgacttagtgactgaacaacaacaacaatctgataattatataattataagtaAATACATGATATATCAATATGTGGTAACCATATATATTATTGTGtatacaataaatgaaaaatgggaGACACTGAGAATACACTGTAAAGACATGTTtatattcttgttttgtttagagaattaaaaaaatattgattatCTTCAAATGTTAAAGTAAAAATGTAAGTTTAGTAACCCATGAAATAAAAGTACAATGTTGTATAATTTCCAAACTGCTAGAGAAGTTTAGATAGAAGAAAActgtattaataaaacaaaaggcaagaaaaaactgATAAGAAACATTAAATAAGATGTCTGGTGTAGGTCCAtacatgtaaaaaattaaaatacatctgAGTGCATTATAGCCCCCTATTAAAAAATCAAGACCCAAATTAGGTAAAACCAGCTGTATGTTATTTATATTGTTTAATGATACAGAAAGATcaaaaagagagatgaaaaataatagatgaagaaaatgtcaaccaAATGATTGTTGGTGTGGCAACAGTCACTATAGACTGCTTTCATCTGAGATGAAAAACATTAAGCAGGCCAGAGATATTTTAGATTACTATGTACCTAGCAACATGATTTGGAAATGCATAAATCAAATCCACTAATACTACAATAGATGGTTTTACTGTGGCAGATATAAACGGATTAGAGGACAGGATGTAACATAGGTAAACAAAGATGTTAATGGCCAGGTGGCCAGTCTGGTAGGTATGCTCAGTCCCTCTTTCCTCACTGTCCTTGACTTTGTCTATTGAAGAATCTAGAAAGCAAAATTCTCCATTTCAGTCTTTCTTATACTTGCACTTGTTCTGAGCAGTGAAGTAGGGGAAATTTGCTGTGTGAGAGGAAAAGTCTTCACTCCTGAAAAGAGAAAGCTTCAATACAAGAAAGACTATTCcccctgtctttctttttttgtttttctgttttgtttttttttttttctagaatgatGCCTAGAGAAACAGCCATCCTGTTTCAAAGCCACAAGCTTGAGAACAAAACCCATGTGCCAGTGATGGCAGAGCAGGAAGATAGAGTGAGCCTCCACCTCAGGGGTCAATGTTCAACAGACACATGGATGCCAAAGAAAGTTACCTCTTGACTTCTGGTTATTTGAGAAAAGTAAATGCCCATTTCTTAAGCCTTTACAAGTCAAGCTTAATGTTAATTGAAGTCAAACATATTCCTAACTGACATGAATAGGTAACAGTAAAAAGATTTGATCAACAAAAtcaaagttgatttaaaaaagagatcaatcaaaaaaatattgctagcTAAAAACTTAAAGTTATAAGTAAATGTCACTTAGAATGAGAATTGGACATAACTACAGAtaagagaggagaaggaaatggcaacccactccagtattcttgcctggagaatcccagggacggaggagtctggtgggctgccatctatggagtcacacagagtcggacacgactgaagcgacttagcagcagcagcacagataagagaagggcttccctggtggctcaaatggtaaagaatcttgttTCAGGGGTGAGTGTGACCAAGtgaccaaagaaagaaaactcttgtGTTATATACTCTGTCTCAGAGCTTAAAAGGCAAAATATCTCCGGGTCATTCTGAAAGTACAGATTAACTTTAATATTCACATCAG
This portion of the Cervus canadensis isolate Bull #8, Minnesota chromosome 2, ASM1932006v1, whole genome shotgun sequence genome encodes:
- the LOC122431605 gene encoding SLAM family member 9-like isoform X1, which codes for MDSLCSSWLPTQTLILQISLISGLTSASPDSQAVKYPSSSCTLKRTVGASVQLPLTSPLNSSIREIEWNWQPENDENTQLVTWKPQTPTPDWYDLEEIYKHRLNLTEKAFLSIRNLTMEMSGLYTAKIKFNSGKSKEERFRLCLYDPIPHPQIQIRSSSNTSGWCNISLECEIPGNTGNLTVIWLSQGLPRHLEQRGIPPNSRNLSLSLPISHINSHLTCVVSNPAEEKNATLHLEDICPWRGLTEADLTPAFDSRFSSEQMALALHPTHGSDGEPRGWSVDLDEKEDAYQERWVHSPANGSPSPSDRGIYQPSDCCVQQPRPSL
- the LOC122431605 gene encoding CD48 antigen-like isoform X3; the encoded protein is MDSLCSSWLPTQTLILQISLISGLTSASPDSQAVKYPSSSCTLKRTVGASVQLPLTSPLNSSIREIEWNWQPENDENTQLVTWKPQTPTPDWYDLEEIYKHRLNLTEKAFLSIRNLTMEMSGLYTAKIKFNSGKSKEERFRLCLYDPIPHPQIQIRSSSNTSGWCNISLECEIPGNTGNLTVIWLSQGLPRHLEQRGIPPNSRNLSLSLPISHINSHLTCVVSNPAEEKNATLHLEDICPWRGSLQSKWLWLYILLMVLMVSLGAGVWIWMRKKMHTRRGRWVHSPANGSPSPSDRGIYQPSDCCVQQPRPSL
- the LOC122431605 gene encoding SLAM family member 9-like isoform X2 — encoded protein: MDSLCSSWLPTQTLILQISLISGLTSASPDSQAVKYPSSSCTLKRTVGASVQLPLTSPLNSSIREIEWNWQPENDENTQLVTWKPQTPTPDWYDLEEIYKHRLNLTEKAFLSIRNLTMEMSGLYTAKIKFNSGKSKEERFRLCLYDPIPHPQIQIRSSSNTSGWCNISLECEIPGNTGNLTVIWLSQGLPRHLEQRGIPPNSRNLSLSLPISHINSHLTCVVSNPAEEKNATLHLEDICPWRGLTEADLTPAFDSRFSSEQMALALHPTHGSDGEPRGWSVDLDEKEDAYQERQVGPLSCQRIPKPFRQRNLPTFRLLCPTA